The DNA window TTTTCGGCGTCCCGATAGTATTCTAGCCCGCGCACCGGGCCCCTGACGGTGCAATCCACGCCATCAACCGCTCGGGCGGAGGCAGCGGCTTCCCTCGATGATCTCTCCGGAGGGCATTCATGAAGGATCGTGCAGCGAAATCCCACGCTCGGCGGATCGGACGGCGCGCTTTTCTGGGCACGGTTCCGGCCGCGGTCGCCGCGGGAATGACCGTCCCCGCGCTGGCGCAACAGACGACGAAGCCTTCCGCCCCTCCGGCGCCTGCACTTCCGCCTGGGGCCGAGACGCCGTTGCACTTCGGCACCGACACGCTGCGAAGCGCGGAACGGATCTTCGGCGTGCGCTTCAAGGAATCGGAAGAAGAGATGATGGTCCGCGGCGTCAACCGCAATCTCGACAGCTACGAGACCTTGCGCAAGCTGAGTGTTCCGCTCGACACCGAGCCCGCGTTCACGTTCCGGCCCTACCTGCCCGGCAGGAAACCGCCAGCCCCCGGAGCGCGAGCGAAGTCGTTGAAGGTGTCCGCACCGGTCGTTCGCGTGACGTCGAACATCGAGGATCTCGCGTTCCAGCCGGTCACCGCGCTGGCCCCGCTCGTGCGCGACCGCCAGGTGTCGTCATCCGATCTGACCAGGATGTATCTCGCCCGGCTGAAGAAGCACGGCGAGACGTTCAAGTGCGTCGTGACGCTCACCGAAGAGCTCGCGCTGGCGCAGGCCGCGCAGGCGGACAAGGAGATTCGTGCCGGACGCTATCGCGGGCCGCTGCACGGCATTCCGTGGGGCGCGAAAGACCTGTTCGCAACCAAGGGCATCCGCACGACGTGGGGCGCCAAGCCGTACGAGAACCAGGTGCTCGATCTCGACGCCACCGTGGTCGAACGGCTGCGCGAGGCCGGCGCGGTACTCGTCGCCAAGCTGTCGATGGGCTCGCTCGCGCAGGGCGGCGTCTGGTTCGGCGGCAGCACGAAGAACCCCTGGAACATCGAGCGCAGCTCCAGCGGGTCGTCGGCCGGGCCGGCGTCCGCAACAGCCGCGGGCCTGGTCGGCTTCTCGATCGGCACCGAGACGCTCGGCTCGATCATGTCGCCGTCGAGCGCGTGCGGGGTCACCGGCCTCAGGCCGACGTACGGCCGTGTCAGCCGGTACGGTGCGATGGCGCTGAGCTGGACGATGGACAAGATCGGGCCGATCTGCCGGACGGTGGAAGACTGCGCCTTGGCGTTCAACGCGATCTACGGATCGGATGGCCGGGACGACACGGTCGTGGACGCGCCGTTCGCCTGGAATCCGGACGTGCCGCTGTCGAAACTGCGGGTCGCCTATGTGCGCGCGGAGTTCGAGGACCTGCCCGCCAACCTGAGCGAGGAACGGAAGAAGCAGGCCGAAGCCGAGCGTGCGGTGTTGCAGCAGGCGCTCGTGGACCTGAAGCG is part of the Vicinamibacterales bacterium genome and encodes:
- a CDS encoding amidase codes for the protein MKDRAAKSHARRIGRRAFLGTVPAAVAAGMTVPALAQQTTKPSAPPAPALPPGAETPLHFGTDTLRSAERIFGVRFKESEEEMMVRGVNRNLDSYETLRKLSVPLDTEPAFTFRPYLPGRKPPAPGARAKSLKVSAPVVRVTSNIEDLAFQPVTALAPLVRDRQVSSSDLTRMYLARLKKHGETFKCVVTLTEELALAQAAQADKEIRAGRYRGPLHGIPWGAKDLFATKGIRTTWGAKPYENQVLDLDATVVERLREAGAVLVAKLSMGSLAQGGVWFGGSTKNPWNIERSSSGSSAGPASATAAGLVGFSIGTETLGSIMSPSSACGVTGLRPTYGRVSRYGAMALSWTMDKIGPICRTVEDCALAFNAIYGSDGRDDTVVDAPFAWNPDVPLSKLRVAYVRAEFEDLPANLSEERKKQAEAERAVLQQALVDLKRAGAQLTPIDLPDFPVSAIRFILSAEAAAAFDDLTRTRGIDQLTAQGPGDWPNSFRTHRFVTAVEYIRAQRARTLLMRRLDQLMSAHDAFVSATRSTSLTMTNLTGHPAITLKAGFVEKMPVGLMITGRLYDEATVLRVALAYERATKWVGMHPAV